In Zingiber officinale cultivar Zhangliang chromosome 6A, Zo_v1.1, whole genome shotgun sequence, a single genomic region encodes these proteins:
- the LOC121994335 gene encoding galactoside 2-alpha-L-fucosyltransferase-like, with the protein MDMKRMRRSPPAADPESDGALRPAAIVAATEKKPRGIAHQRPGSLLLLLLLLLLFVLFLLFAIFSGGHRSLLLDRSLAARYEVLEETVQGFGNGTIPSFVAAKDKLLHGLLAAGFDDQSCLSRYHSVFFRKESPHIPSPYLLKKLRKYESLHEKCGPNGQFYKQSTEQLRSGHGSRSAECKYVVWISYSGLGNRMLSLSSAFLYALLANRVLLVDKGSDMNDLFCEPFPANSWILPPDFPIKEFTNFDIKTPTSYANMLRSKAITNHIDGASTHSLPAYTYLHLSHDYDVFDKLFFCEDDQRVLDNIPWLLLRSNNYFVPSLFLVPTYKEELRKLFPEKDTAFHHLGRYLFHPTNSVWGLISRYYNSYLAKADERVGIQVRVFDEGGTGPFQYVLDQILACTVKEKLLPDLSPGQEAAVLSPNARSIAVLMTSLDSGYYEKIRNMFWERPTSSGEIISIYQPSYEGHQQTEKRTHNMKALAEMYLLSMTDTLVTSAWSTFGYVAQGLGGLQPWILLKPENKTVPDPPCRRAMSIEPCFHAPPFYDCKTKQGIDTGALVPHVRHCEDVSWGLKVVNQDEW; encoded by the exons ATGGACATGAAGCGCATGAGGCGGTCTCCGCCAGCTGCCGATCCGGAGAGCGATGGAGCTCTTCGCCcggccgccattgtggccgctACCGAGAAGAAGCCGCGGGGCATCGCCCACCAGCGACCCGgctctctcctcctcctcctcctcctcctcctcctcttcgtcctgtTTCTCCTCTTCGCCATCTTTTCCGGCGGCCATCGGAGCCTCCTACTCGATCGCTCCCTCGCTGCCAGATATGAAGTCCTAGAAGAGACCGTGCAAG GTTTTGGGAACGGCACAATTCCTTCCTTTGTTGCTGCAAAAGACAAACTTCTTCATGGCTTGCTGGCTGCTGGATTCGACGACCAGTCCTGCCTCAGCAGGTACCACTCCGTATTTTTCCGCAAAGAATCACCTCACATTCCATCTCCCTACTTGTTGAAAAAACTTAGAAAGTATGAATCTCTCCATGAAAAATGCGGTCCAAATGGTCAATTCTACAAGCAATCTACAGAACAATTGAGGTCTGGCCATGGTTCTCGATCCGCAGAATGCAAGTATGTTGTATGGATTTCATACAGTGGGTTAGGGAACAGGATGCTATCCCTTTCATCTGCCTTTTTGTATGCTCTCCTTGCAAACAGAGTCCTGCTCGTCGACAAAGGTTCCGACATGAACGACCTCTTCTGTGAGCCTTTTCCTGCAAATTCATGGATTCTGCCTCCTGACTTTCCTATAAAAGAATTCACCAACTTTGACATTAAGACCCCAACAAGCTATGCCAACATGTTGAGAAGCAAGGCCATCACTAACCATATCGATGGAGCTTCAACACACTCTCTACCTGCCTATACTTATCTCCACCTATCCCATGATTACGACGTGTTTGACAAGCTTTTCTTCTGCGAAGATGATCAGAGAGTGCTCGATAACATTCCTTGGTTGCTGTTGAGATCGAACAACTACTTTGTGCCATCCCTGTTTCTGGTTCCGACATACAAGGAAGAGCTAAGGAAGCTCTTTCCTGAGAAAGATACCGCCTTTCATCATTTGGGACGATATCTTTTCCATCCCACCAATTCGGTATGGGGTCTGATTAGCCGATACTACAATTCGTATCTAGCAAAGGCAGATGAGAGAGTAGGAATACAAGTCAGAGTTTTTGATGAAGGAGGAACTGGTCCATTTCAGTATGTGTTAGATCAAATTCTTGCTTGCACAGTGAAGGAAAAGCTTCTTCCCGACCTGAGTCCCGGTCAAGAAGCTGCAGTTCTATCTCCAAATGCCAGATCAATAGCCGTGCTTATGACTTCTTTGGATTCAGGATACTATGAGAAGATCAGAAACATGTTCTGGGAGCGGCCTACTTCGAGTGGAGAAATCATCAGCATCTACCAACCGAGCTACGAAGGGCACCAACAGACCGAGAAGCGAACGCACAACATGAAAGCGCTGGCAGAGATGTACCTGTTGAGCATGACTGATACGCTGGTCACGAGCGCGTGGTCGACGTTTGGGTATGTGGCACAAGGTCTCGGCGGTCTACAGCCATGGATTCTGCTCAAGCCGGAAAACAAGACGGTTCCTGACCCACCTTGCCGGCGAGCAATGTCGATCGAACCTTGCTTCCATGCCCCTCCCTTCTACGACTGCAAGACCAAGCAAGGCATCGACACAGGAGCTCTAGTTCCGCATGTGAGGCACTGCGAAGACGTTAGTTGGGGTCTTAAGGTAGTTAATCAGGATGAGTGGTGA